The Polypterus senegalus isolate Bchr_013 chromosome 1, ASM1683550v1, whole genome shotgun sequence genomic sequence ACCATGGGCTGAAAAAAGTGAACAAATACACCatgcaaaagaaaacacaaaaacaagaaatcattgTCATTAATGGAACATCTGGTGATCTTCTGGGCTATGGAGCTGAATTTGATGTGGATTTTGGTTAATTTGTCAAAGCGTCTCCCCCATGTACTGACATTCTTTTTGCTTTTGAGCTCAGATTTCCTTGACATATTCACAGCTTtgaaacagtcagagtaaaataGAAAAGTTCACCTTATTGACGCCCAAAACACACAAATCACGTTAAACTGAATAAGCCTCagtcatctctatatatataaaatccaacgtctctctgtctgtctgtctctccgcTTTTCACGGGaggactacttaacggatttttttttctataattttcttgaacattccggttgactttgcgacttctctcatcacgctaagtatcacagttcacttgtggtaccgatttatttgtgagaATCTGAGAGAGAAGCAGCAGGCTGGTGGGGAGAAGGGTGTGGCCgcgggcgtatcttacatccacttagctagtgaatgacagaacacttaacggatttagatctttttcttttctggaattttcttgaatattctggttgattttgcgacttctctcatcctgctaagaatcatagttcgtttgcaaatatttgcactaatctgagagGGGAGgtggaagcgtgacgtcaggagtgggaagcTGGGCcgggtcctcctcactgtcctattCCACTTCTACGCAGGTggagcatctatatatataatcgaccaagttgcccgaccatggggtaaGCACGAtggagccctgcccgccaactctagcCCTGCTCCCGCGCCCACTcttgctctcgaggcatgtgcactgcctgctcatgtgcccgcacccAACACATCCTCAGTCGCTTTGGTCTCTGCTACAGtctacatgcacctctgagccacgttggcTCTTCATTGTTCTTCTCGGTTCGGGCTGCTTTGCTTTGCTAACAGGTCTCTCTCATTGTTGCCGTCGTTGTTTGTTCCCGCAAGCTTCTGTTCTCCCTGTTGTTTCTGTGCCCCTTCTTTTTATCCTTTGTTAGACCGACACCGAACCCGGAGTGATGGCCGCCGCCCTATCTCAATGCTGAATAGAGGATTGctgaactgtgtctttcaggaagtgttcacccattaATGAATAATTGTGCGGTGTATGCTACGCCGCTGGTCGGCTAGTTgactttaaatacaatacaaagcttctgcactacaataaataaaatctaagcGAGTAAAACATTGTTCAATCAAGGCattacattttgattttcttattgtaagatttattgaCGTGTCAAGAAGTTGACATTTAAcgttattttctttatgtttttttatctGTTCACTGgcaggtttttttcttttcttttcatttttttttttttggctaattgAAAAGCAAAGCAACTCCCGTTTCATTTCAAGTCCTTTTCTAATTGTTGCGTATGCATTTAGAATTTTAGGGGATATGGAAGAAAAACCTCAGAGAGACACAAGGAgagcatgaaaactccacacaggtaatGACAGAGTACATGATGGCTGGGCCATGAAAGCTGATTATGCTGCTGAACTACAATTAAAGCTCTTTTAATTGTGCATAAATGCATCTGAAAAGCATGATTAGTTATCAAAAAGGGGATATGTTGAGCTTATATTTGAAGCAATGTTTAAtcttatataattatttaatgtaTGTGACTTTCACAGCACCGCCATTTAATTACAAAGCTTTTTGCAAAGCATCTAAAAAGCAGTCAGCCATCAGGTCAAGTCGCACAGCACATGGTCAGCGTGAGcaaccatctcagacagcattaCTGGGATATGATGAAGCCTGCTGTTTCCATTGAGCCTCATTATTTAAATTTggcctttttttaaaagaaaaacaatacaatcTAACGCCATTATTCAATGTCaatgtatttatataacacatttaaaacagcataggaatgctgtggccaaagtgctttacaataatactgtagaataaatgaaacaaacaaataacataaataaaataaatagaaataaaatatacaaatgtaaataaaatacaaaataaatagaattaatgttatataatcacaatgagggaaccatcagtattactgaaggtcacggaaagcaagtgaatagaaatgagtctttaatctcgttttgaattgtcgacgactcctttatgtgacgaggtaaagacttccacaggcgaggagcagcagcagcacaagccCTGTgtgtcccccttagtttgacatttggtatgagggacaaccagagacaactgaccagaagatctaagcactctggatggctgctgtaaagcacacaattcagataaatagtcaggagcgagcccatgtaaagatttaaaaactagcagcaagattttaaaatcaatttgaaaactgacaggcagcagccagtgtaaagaatctaatattggagaaacagagtcagactttcttgccccaccagaaagcgagcggcagcattttggaccaactgtaacctgcgtatcaaagatttgctaatcccagaatacaaggtgagaaaagataaaagcatgagtagctttctcaagatccctagaagattaAAAAGgtttgatcttacctaaaagatgaagctggaaaaagcaactcttgactacagagttTACTTATTTCTCAAAGGAGAGGttaaagataacaccaagattgcagactttaGGGTttgtaaaagacagagaaagagctgagaagtccaagaccaatttgggttttagctgatggaccaactataagcacctccgttttattttgattcagatcaagaaaatcatTAGCCATCCAAGATCTTAATTCAGACAGACAGTGCAGTTGATTCcagcagagttgcagacaggaatataaacctgagtatcatcagcatagcagtaaaaagaaatgttcaatttcctaaaaataggttcaatagggtgaaggtatatagagaataagataggacccaaaatggaacaccacatttaagaagagcagtagacgaaaaagaggaatttaaagtgactgaaaagtgtctaccagttacatatgacctgaaccagttaagagcggcCCTTTAAGCCTAAcgagatgttcaagccgcatcagcaatatctcatggtcagtagtgtcaaaggcagcggacaggtcaaggaggacaccTGAGTCAGTGATAATAGAGATGAACactttcaggagggccgtctcaacaccatgataacacctAAAGCCAGACTGGtaaatctcaaataaattattggagttaaggtgatcaaccaattgattataaataattctttctagaattttagccagaaatggcagttgggaaactggccaaaaattggctaaaactccagaatcgaatcctgccttttttagacggggacggactgcagcatgtttaaaaaatgagggcacaaccccctcaCTAATAGAATCATTCCCAATACATTGGCATTTCATAGTGCTTGTCTTACCTTGTATAGCTAACTGTATGGCATTGCTGAAAACGAATGTCCCCTCCTGTCTTCCAGCACAGTGGTAGTGAGCCGAATCTGCAGAGGTCACATTAAGAATCCATAAAGAGTTGTTTTCTCTGATGACATGCCTCTCTTCAAATCCATTAGAATATACAGGCATACTGTCAACGGTGCGCATTACTGCCAGCAGGGGGTGCCCTGCATGTTCTACAAACCAGTAGGTTTCTGAATTGTTGAGTTCACAATGAATGGAcacattctgaccaggctgtgcTTTTATCATGCCACCCTGAGCACAGAGGCAGAGGCTGCAGACACCTAATGACAAAGGAAACCATCAGAAGTTATAAAGAGTGTAAGCATAGCTTTATTAGTCAAGCTTTAATTTTTTATAGCGTTGTTCAGAGCAGGCACCAAGAGCATACACATTGTGAACTATGATAAGATTAAAAAAGACCAACACTTTTCTAAAAACCTGAAGAGCTagaacacttccaggtgccttatataaggggccagcatacactactccgagagccagagtcgggaggagtggaggcagcagaagaaagagaaagaaagaaagaaagaaagaaagaaagaaagaaagaaagaaagaaagaaagaaagaaagaaagaaagaaagggcacCCAGTCATCCCTTTTTTCCTGCTCTCTATTGAATTCTGAATTAGTACTCACATATTAGACAGACTTGAAATATCAAAGTAAATGTCATTTCATTCGTGAGGAGTCAGGCGATATCCATGAGCCTAGCCGTCCCACAGCATGTCACTTGACAAAATTAGCTGAGCATCTGTCATCTGCCTCAGTCACACCAGA encodes the following:
- the LOC120514906 gene encoding uncharacterized protein LOC120514906 is translated as MTFTLIFQVCLICVCSLCLCAQGGMIKAQPGQNVSIHCELNNSETYWFVEHAGHPLLAVMRTVDSMPVYSNGFEERHVIRENNSLWILNVTSADSAHYHCAGRQEGTFVFSNAIQLAIQDSTDTTTDSPGINTTSLSKAKEYDWTTVAYISALAISLLINAVLAVCTVLACKRRRSPCITRPQAEDQEDDHTYAAVKTDNNELEMNNGPISSTYAMISMIN